CATGATCGACCTCTTTAAATGAGGAAACTATGCCTGCTCCGTATATCCTTCTTCCGGCAGATGTGTTTATCAAACCAAATTCAACTGTAAACCAGTGAAACCTTTCAAGAAATATCTGTTGCTCCCCTTTTGCCCGAAGTGCTGCCTCACCAAATTTTTGGTAAAAATTTGCAAAGTTTTTATTGGTCAGCAATGGCATGTGTCCAAATATGTCATGGAAGCAGTCGGGGGCGGGGGTATAGTCAATTTCGTGCTTCCCCCTTACATAGTCAGTGGATGGAAAAACTCTTTGCCTCAGCAGTTCGAAAAAGTTCTGCGCCTGGATCAATCCCGGTACTCTCCCGATCTTCCATCCGGTGGTGCCGTCCAAAACGGAACTCAGATGCTTCAAGGAGGGTATCTTTTTATCATCAAAACCCATCAGTTCAACACCCTTTATATATTCTTCGCATACCCTCCCTTCAAGCAATCCAGTCTGTCTCCTGTAGAGTTGTCCCCATGTGTCATTGTCATCATCACTGTATTCAGGTGTGACAATCTGATCTCCGACAGGCGGAAGACCTTCGAGGGTCATCGGTATGCACCTCGGGTCAATCTCCTCATCTGCAGCTTTTTCGTATGCACCTTTATATTTTGATTCTTTTTCATCCAACATTTTTTGATCTCCGTTGTATGTTGTTAAATCCTGTTAACTCATCTCCAGCATTTTTTCGAGAGGTCTTAGTGCCTTTACCCTTATCACTTCCGGCATTGTAATCTCCGGTGACTTTCTCAACATGCACTGATACAGTTTTTCCATTGTATTTAGCTTCATGTAAGGACAGTTGTTGCAACTGCACGATTCATCCTGACCCGGAGCGGGAATGAATTTCTTGTCTTTGACTGCCTTCTCCATCTGATAAATTATTCCGGGTTCGGTAGCAACAATGTATTCGGTTGAGGAATCAGTCTGCACAAATCTCAGAAGTGCGGAGGTGGAACCGATAAAGTATGCCTTCTCCAGCAGATGATCTTCACACTCGGGATGTGCAATCAATTTTGCATCAGGATTTAGGAGCATCAACTCCTCAATTTTCCTCTGACTGAAAGTCTCGTGAACAATGCAGGAGCCGTCCCAGAGCACCATCTCCCTGCCGGTTTTTTTCATTATGTATTTCCCGAGATTTTTATCGGGAGCAAAAATTACCGGCTGATCAAGGGGTATCTGTCTTACTATCTTTTCTGCATTGCTGGAGGTGACTATGATGTCACTTAGTGCCTTTATCTCTGCGGAGCAGTTTATATAGCTTAAAACCAGATGATCGGGATACCTGTTTTTGAACTCGGCAAAAGGTTCTGCCGGACATGAGTCAGCAAGTGAACAACCCGCTTCGAGATCAGGAAGTAACACGAGTTTTTCCGGGTTAAGTATTTTTGCAGTCTCTGCCATGAAGTGTACACCACAAAAGATTATGACATCTGCCATCGACTCCTTTGCCTTCCTTGCAAGTTCAAGACTGTCACCGATAAAATCTGCGAGCTCCTGAATGTCGCCCGTCTGGTAGTAGTGTGCCAGAATAACGGCGTTCATCTCTTCTTTAAGACGGATTATCTCCTTCTCATAGTCGATCGCAGTTTTGTTCTCAAGTAATTCTTTTAACATTATATTCTTTTCTTATTCTCATTTTTGAAAAAATTTTCTCGGACACGGAAATTTATCGATAAATCAGTAAATAAAAACACACCAAATAAAACATTTTATTTTGGCATGATAATTGTAGTAATATAGCACTCGATGAGATGTTCCTTATACCCTCCTTATAGTAACACACACTAACTGCCGGAAATGCGCCCTCTTTTCCGGCAGTTCCACTTTAAACCGGCTTCTCCCTGATTTACAATTTCGTATTTTGCATTATGGATTTTAAGAATTATCGATTGCACATGAAAAAAACATTAACGCTTCTCCTCCTCACCACCATTTCGCTTTTTTCACAGGACAGTCTCGTCTTTGTAATAAGAGTGGATGATATTCAATCACGAAACACAACTTACATGCCTGCCGGCTTAACACCATTTCAGACTGCTGTTGAGATGAGAGGTGGAAAAGTAACCTGGGCAGTGATGCCCCACCGGTTAATTGAGAGCATGAACACAAACGGTGCACTTACAAAAGAACTTAAAAACACGGTCGTCCGCGGTCATGAAATCTCTCAGCATGGTTATAACCACACCTGCCCCCAATGCAACGCAACGGGACATGAATTTTATTGCGTCAGCCAGTTTTACAACCACCCCTATTCCGTTCAGCAGCAAATGCTGCAACAAGGGATGACACTTCTTTTCGATTCTTTGGGATACATTCCGAAATCCTTCGTACCGCCGGGTCATTACGCTGATACCACCACCTTTGATCTCCTGGTTGAAAACAATTTTGAATTCCTCTCTTCTACGGGTGTAACAAAGGATTATATATTCCCCGGACTCTACAACCTTCGAATGCATCAGGAATATACCTGGCAACTCACCGAAGGCACCTACAGATCCAAAATGACTCAGGCTCTTTTTGATATAAGAACCAACGGGATGTCCGACAAGTATTTTGTGATTCTCCATCACGATCCTTTCATCAGACAGGGGTATTTGAATGGAATTGTCGTAAACTGGATGGGAGAACTGATGGACTCCCTGAACAGAGAATTTGGCGGAAAGATTAAATACAAAACCTTGAGCGAAGCAGCTTCCTCTTTCAGGGATGTCGGAACTTCAATTGCGGAAACAAACTCCTCCTCGCCGGAAGGGTTTCAACTCTCGCAGAATTTCCCCAATCCTTTCAATCCTTCAACCAAAATTTCCTACCGGTTACCGGCATCGGGGTTTGTCTCATTAAGGATATTTGACATGACAGGCAGAGAGGTGAGGAATCTGGTAAACGGGTATCAGGAGTCAGGCGAACATTCATTCAATTTTGAACCCGGATCAGAATCAAGCGGGATCTTTATTTATCGACTCGAATTTGAAGGAAAACGGCTTTCAGGAAAAATGCTCTATTTGAAATAGCATCACCCGGGAGGCATTCAAACAGTCGATTTCATGAAATTGATGGAATCGATTACATCGGATTTTTTTGCACTTACATCGATGTGAAGGTCGCCCGGTTCACCGATAAGTACAAATTTTACTTCACCGTTCACCCGTTTTTTGTCACCCTGCATCGCGGTGTAAATCAGTTCGGAATCATAATCTGCAATCGTCTTCTTTACAGGATATCTGCAAAGGAATGATACAACCTTATCAAAAGTGGACTTCGACATTATCCCCATCCTGTTCGCAAGGAATGCCGCACCCCTCATACCGGCGATCACACCAATTCCATGCTTGATCCCAAAGGAGGATACTGATTCTATCGCATGCCCGAAAGTATGACCCAGATTCAGAGCGTGCCTCATCTTCAGATCAAGTTTATCCTGCGTAACAACATGATTTTTGATATTCGCCGAACGGCTGATTAAATAGATAAGATCTTCCTCGGGGATATTGTTGGTTCCATCGAGTTTTTCGAAACAATATTCAAAAAAATCCTTTTCGAGCAGAGCATATTTCAGCACTTCTCCCATACCGCTCAAAAGATCCTCTTCAGGAAGCGTCTCAAGGAATTTCGCCGAGGTTATCACTGTCTCCGGTTCATAAAAACTTCCGATAAAATTTTTGTATTTGCTGTAGTTTACACCAGTTTTACCACCAATTGAACTGTCAACCATCGCGAGAAGTGTAGTCGGAACATGCACCAGTTTTGTCCCTCTCATGAATGTGGAGGCAGCGAATGAACCGGTGTCACCTGTTATTCCCCCTCCAATCACAACAATACAACTTCCCCTGTCCGCCTGATTTTCCAAAAGGAAATCGTATATCCCGAAAAGGGTATCAAACGACTTGTTCTCCTCATGTGCCTCAAGCACAAAGTGATTATTGGGAAGAAGCAGATCACCAAAAAGCCCGGAATAGAGATTCTTCACATTCTGATCTATTATGTAAAAACAACTGTGCTTCTCAGAAAGACTCACAAGTTTCTCCCTGACACCATTCAGAGTTGAAACGAGTGAATAATTGAACGAACCATTTGTGCTCTCTATGGTAATGTTCCTCAAGATTTTCTTCCTTTATCGGGTTTTCCGGTTTTTATTCGTTTTACAATTTTATCGATGCTTTTACCAAAGTTGTCGGCTTCCGTCTCAATGGTAATGTGCGCAGATTCATACCCGGCTTTTCTAACTTCAAACAGGGCAGTCAGCTTTTTCATCCCTTCATCCTCATTCATTTCGGAATCATTTTCGGAACGAAACAGGGGGCGATTGGTCTTCTTTCGAATTCTTTGATATATAACAGAAAGATCGGCTTTCAGGTAGACCAGCAATCCTGAAGCTTTGCAGATTTCGACATTTTCCTTGTCGATCAGCGTACCTCCGCCAAGCGAAATTACTGCACCGGAAACAAGTGTCAGCTCAGCAAGCTTATCCTTTTCCAGTTGCCTGAACCAGACCTCACCTTCTTCAAGAACGATTTTTGCTACACTCTTTTTAACATCTTTCTCTATCTCCCTGTCAATGTCGTAAAAGTCCCAGCCGAGACAGTTGGCAATTACTTTGCCGAGTGTTGTTTTCCCCGTTCCCATAAAACCGGTAAGATAAATTCTTTCTTGCAAATCTTTGCCTAAAGACCGTATCTTAACCCGACAAGGAAAGAAGTCCCCTCGAGAGAAAGTTTTTGATAAAAGGATTTTTTACCGAGACTGACAGGCTTTCCATTGTAGGCTCCGTTTAAAGAAGCGTATTCCCCGTTAAATTCTACTTCCGGATCGCGAAATTTCATTGTAAAAAAAAGGCTGGTTTTAGATTGAATAAAATATTCCATTCCGCTTAAAATATGTATTCCATACGATGCTTTCGATCCTCCGGCTCCGGGTTTGATTCCGGCGACTTCCCTTTGCGAGTTGAAAAAATATAAACCCCCGCCTCCGCCTATGTAAAAACGCCATGTGTCGTTGCTGAATGGAAGCCGGTATTCAAGCGATATTTCAACCGGAACAAATGTGTAACCGTCATTCACCGGTATGAAAATGGTTCCTGATTCACTGTCCACTGTCTGACCGTAATACTCGGTTCGCTTTGAAGAATACTCGACGGAGGCAACGGCAGCAAGATTACCGGTTAACCCGAGACTCACCGAGAAATGAGGGGATAGGAAACTCCCGAACGATATCTCTCTTTCCCGGAGATCGTAATCAGAGACATTGGCATATGGTAATATCCTTGAAGCTGTGCTGTAGTTCAAACCGGCGGAGATACGGATTTCATTCTGTCCATTTATAATAAAAGGCAGGGTGATAATCAAAAACGATGTAATTAAAAAAATTTTCATTTCAACATTCAATTTATGATTATCGCTTCGATATAAAAAACCCCACCTTGACCGCTTGAGGCAGATCACGAGGCGGGGTTAAAATTGTTACATCAGTTTTGAGCGAAGTATTTTACTCTTGCCTCTTTTTTCATATGCTCCATCCATTGCTGGAAAGCAGCCTGACGGCGTTCACCGAGTATCTGATCTCTAATGGTGTTCCTCTGAGCAAGATATTTCTGCTCATCGAATGATTGTCTCATCTTAACCACCATTAAATAATATCCTCTGATTCCCTTTACAGGACCTGTAACGGTATTCAAAGGAGCCTTTGAAGCTGCATGACTGAAAGGATAGTCCATACCGAGTGATGGTATGTTTCCGGCAACGATAAATGAATCAGCGGAACCGAATCTGATATTCTTGTCGAATCCGGGTGCTTTTGCAAGATCATTACCAATCTTTCCTTTTACATCATTCAGAGCAGCAAGTGCCAAAGCAAATTTCTTCTCTTTGATCACCGATGCTTTTACTTCTTCCTTCACTGTATCAAATTTCTTTATACCGGCTTCGTTGACTTCACTGATCTGTGCGACAACCAGTTGATCACCAACAGTGGTTACAGGTGCAAAGTCCTTCAGTCCCTCTTTGAATGCAACAGCTACCAGATTTCTGCTGTAACCGAGTCCGGGAACTGCAGCCACTTCCTCAGTGAAAGGTGTGGTTTCCTGTGCAACAAGGTTTTTGCTCTTGGCTGCTGAATCAATTCCGATTTTCTGTGCGAGTGCCAGGAAGTCTTCAGCATCTCTTCTAAGAATTGTTACTGTCTGAGGTGAATAGTTAAGTTTTTTAACTATTTTCTCGACGACCATTTTCTTTGCAGAGCGCTCTGAAACTTTAATAATGTGATATCCAAAATCAGTCTTTACGGGAGCCTGTACTTCACCAATCGGTCCGTTAAAACAAGCATCCTCAAAAGGTTTTACCATAGCGCCTTTACCGAACCAGCCCAGATCACCACCGTTGGCAGCAGAACCGGGGTCTTTCGAAACTTCTTTTGCAGTCGCTTCAAAATTTTTCCCTTTTTTCAGCTCTTCGTAAAGCTTTGTTGCTGCCTCAAGATCTGCTTTGTCGTCACCCGACTTGTTCAGCAGGATGTGTGATGCTCTCGCAAACATATCCTTGCCTTCAACCACATCAGAGATTTTGAATATACCAACCTCACCATCACCGGCGAGCGGTCCGACAATCTGACCGGCTTTCAAATCACCTTTATAATTCTTCAGTGCTGCGGGCAATGTATTTACAGCGAAAGTATCCTTTGAATAAGGAGACTCACTCTGTGCTTCTACAAAACTCTGAAATGTGCTGACGGAATCTGTTTTTAATCTCTTAAGCACATTGTTTAAAATTGTAAGAACTGCAGCCGAATCTTTTGCAGACGGTACGATCTTAAATGTAACAAACTTCATCTTTCTGTTGGCATCCTGTCTGTAAAGAAAGCTGTTTTTGTTGTAAAACTCTTTAAGTTCGTCATCTGTGGTTTTGATGGTTGAATCAGGATAGACATTAAGATCAAGAAGAGCATAATCTGCACTCATCTTAAGTTCCTGACCTGAGAATTTCCGTCTCATTTCGGGTTCGGTTACAAGAACTCCGGCGCTGACAATAGCCTGAAGCTTCTGGAAGAGGATTTGCTGCTTAATTTCAGCTTCAACCGCAATCAGGTTTTCTTTGTTACGCGGATCTTTCAATGCAGCTTCATACTCTGCTCTTTTGAACACTCCGTTTGAGTCCATGAATGAACGCTTCAGATATTCAGGGGGGTTTTCACCCAGTACAACATTTCTGATCTCGTCATCCGAGACTTTTATGCCGTATTTTTTGTATGCTGCTTCAAGTATCTTTAATTGAACGAACTGATCCCAAGCCTGCTCTCTGTACATTTGTTCATTCGACATGTCAGTAGCCTGACCGCTCTGCTTGAGACGGTTAAGATAGTTCTGATAAAAAGTTTCAAATTCCTGAATGTTAATTTTATCGCCGTTTATCTCACCAATGGAGCCACGGTCAGCGTTCATAAGATTGCTGAAATTCATATCACTGACTACCATGAATAAAATAAATATGCCACCAACTCCAAGAATGAACCACGGAGCTAAACTCCTGATCCTATCCATATAACCCATATTAAAGAATGCCTCCGGGATTTTTTTTAAACGAATTACAAATTTAGTCAGATTCCCCTTCAAAATCAATTTATTTATTAAGATTATTTTATTACTCTCTGAAATGCTGCCGATTTCAGAAAATATTCCCTATTTTTGTCAGAAAGAATTTCCGAGCATTAAAGAAACACTGAATGAACAGACTCCCGGATATATTAAAAGCTGCCGAAAGACGGTT
This Bacteroidota bacterium DNA region includes the following protein-coding sequences:
- a CDS encoding 3-dehydroquinate synthase translates to MRNITIESTNGSFNYSLVSTLNGVREKLVSLSEKHSCFYIIDQNVKNLYSGLFGDLLLPNNHFVLEAHEENKSFDTLFGIYDFLLENQADRGSCIVVIGGGITGDTGSFAASTFMRGTKLVHVPTTLLAMVDSSIGGKTGVNYSKYKNFIGSFYEPETVITSAKFLETLPEEDLLSGMGEVLKYALLEKDFFEYCFEKLDGTNNIPEEDLIYLISRSANIKNHVVTQDKLDLKMRHALNLGHTFGHAIESVSSFGIKHGIGVIAGMRGAAFLANRMGIMSKSTFDKVVSFLCRYPVKKTIADYDSELIYTAMQGDKKRVNGEVKFVLIGEPGDLHIDVSAKKSDVIDSINFMKSTV
- a CDS encoding phenylalanine 4-monooxygenase, with the protein product MLDEKESKYKGAYEKAADEEIDPRCIPMTLEGLPPVGDQIVTPEYSDDDNDTWGQLYRRQTGLLEGRVCEEYIKGVELMGFDDKKIPSLKHLSSVLDGTTGWKIGRVPGLIQAQNFFELLRQRVFPSTDYVRGKHEIDYTPAPDCFHDIFGHMPLLTNKNFANFYQKFGEAALRAKGEQQIFLERFHWFTVEFGLINTSAGRRIYGAGIVSSFKEVDHALGSEVVVHNFDPERIIHQEYEVWHLQPVLFAINSFEELEKGFDRWTKSAGILN
- a CDS encoding shikimate kinase, with protein sequence MQERIYLTGFMGTGKTTLGKVIANCLGWDFYDIDREIEKDVKKSVAKIVLEEGEVWFRQLEKDKLAELTLVSGAVISLGGGTLIDKENVEICKASGLLVYLKADLSVIYQRIRKKTNRPLFRSENDSEMNEDEGMKKLTALFEVRKAGYESAHITIETEADNFGKSIDKIVKRIKTGKPDKGRKS
- a CDS encoding DUF2334 domain-containing protein, coding for MKKTLTLLLLTTISLFSQDSLVFVIRVDDIQSRNTTYMPAGLTPFQTAVEMRGGKVTWAVMPHRLIESMNTNGALTKELKNTVVRGHEISQHGYNHTCPQCNATGHEFYCVSQFYNHPYSVQQQMLQQGMTLLFDSLGYIPKSFVPPGHYADTTTFDLLVENNFEFLSSTGVTKDYIFPGLYNLRMHQEYTWQLTEGTYRSKMTQALFDIRTNGMSDKYFVILHHDPFIRQGYLNGIVVNWMGELMDSLNREFGGKIKYKTLSEAASSFRDVGTSIAETNSSSPEGFQLSQNFPNPFNPSTKISYRLPASGFVSLRIFDMTGREVRNLVNGYQESGEHSFNFEPGSESSGIFIYRLEFEGKRLSGKMLYLK